A stretch of the Capsicum annuum cultivar UCD-10X-F1 chromosome 10, UCD10Xv1.1, whole genome shotgun sequence genome encodes the following:
- the LOC124887769 gene encoding uncharacterized protein LOC124887769: protein MTNLVIETVIKVVGRIKFIGVDCMYLLETVTMLLLVLQMKQISAMFNQRKSRTLSSDAVQNPRNENSCMAITMRSGKELHKKVDDTRFSKFMVMLKQLKVNVPLVEALEQMLGYAKFMKDLVTKKRTVSYEPVENIHHCSAISPRSLVQKKANLGAFTVPCTIGSLDFAKAFYDLRSSINIMSFAVFKRLGLGDPKPANMWFLMANSSVKKPIRILYDTNDLKFRVNVEEVIFDVCPSMKKKNEKSVFSIIDIYYEDEQEMPVEERFGVEILALVLMNFNGDGIEEYDKTACALIGMGSYTYAPKKMDIKLKNRPIPPAKPSIEKPPVLKLKELSSHLQYLFLGYRNILPIIIVVNLVE from the exons ATGACAAATCTGGTTATAGAGACTGTGATCAAGGTGGTTGGAAGAATAAAATTTATAGGAGTGgattgtatgtacctcctggaaacCGTGACAATGCTGCTACTAGTTCTG cAGATGAAGCAAATATCGGCAATGTTCAATCAGAGAAAGAGTAGAACATTGTCGAGTGATGCCGTACAAAATCCAAGGAATGAAAATTCCTGCATGGCTATCACCATGAGAAGTGGAAAAGA ATTGCATAAGAAGGTAGATGACACAagatttagcaagttcatggtcATGCTAAAACAACTAAAAGTAAATGTACCTTTGGTTGAGGCGCTAGAACAAATGTTGGgctatgctaaattcatgaaggatcttGTGACTAAGAAGCGGACCGTGAGCTATGAACCAGTGGAAAATATTCACCATTGTAGTGCTATCTCTCCAAGATCATTAGTACAAAAGAAAGCCAATCTGGGAGCATTCACTGTCCCATGTACTATTGGATCACTTGATTTTGCGAAGGCCTTTTATGATCTTAGGTCAAGTATTAATATAATGTCATTTGCAGTTTTCAAGAGACTCGGTTTGGGGGATCCTAAACCCGCCAatatgtggtttttgatggcGAATAGTTCAGTGAAGAAACCAATTAGAATACTTTATGAT ACCAATGATCTCAAATTTAGGGTCAATGTTGAAGAGGTGATCTTTGATGTTTGCCCatcgatgaagaaaaaaaatgagaagagTGTCTTCTCAATCATTGATATATATTATGAAGATGAGCAAGAGATGCCAGTTGAGGAAAGATTTGGTGTGGAAATATTGGCTTTAGTATTGATGAACTTCAATGGTGATGGGATCGAAGAATATGATAAGACTGCGTGTGCACTAATAGGAATGGGGTCGTAtacttatgcccccaagaagatggacataaaactaaaaaatcgTCCAATACCACCGGCCAAACCCTCTATTGAGAAACCACCGGTGTTGAAACTGAAAGAGTTGTCAAGCCATTTGCAGTATCTGTTTCTAGGCTATAGAAACATCTTACCGATTATTATTGTAGTAAACTTGGTAGAGTGA